The following coding sequences lie in one Massilia sp. KIM genomic window:
- a CDS encoding flagellar brake protein: MNGAPTNELTPREFEFESLNLRVGVRLQLMTHRRAKPVPYFSTLIGYAKDEFIIVKTPFENGNPIGLTDGERVTVRVFSGVNVCSFASTVDRVFGRPLNYLHLAFPTSIQGTSLRGAMRVKTRIPVRVRSTLKPEVAPYECVLTNISVTGARFDSPIPLPRGEELVGLQFALTLPGGGQETMVDTQGIVRNLTVEEPGRSDGELYGYGVQFVDLDPLHVTLLQNMTYEALLADRNKIV, translated from the coding sequence ATGAACGGCGCCCCCACCAACGAACTGACGCCCCGGGAATTTGAATTCGAATCGCTGAACCTGCGGGTCGGCGTGCGCCTGCAGCTGATGACGCACCGGCGCGCCAAGCCGGTCCCGTATTTCTCGACCCTGATCGGCTACGCCAAGGACGAGTTCATCATCGTCAAGACGCCCTTCGAGAACGGCAACCCGATTGGGCTGACCGACGGCGAGCGCGTCACGGTGCGGGTGTTCTCGGGAGTGAACGTGTGTTCCTTCGCCAGCACGGTGGACCGGGTGTTCGGCCGGCCGCTGAATTACCTGCACCTGGCCTTCCCCACCTCGATCCAGGGCACCAGCCTGCGCGGCGCGATGCGGGTCAAGACCCGCATCCCGGTGCGGGTGCGCAGCACCCTCAAGCCCGAGGTCGCGCCCTATGAGTGCGTGCTGACCAATATATCGGTGACCGGCGCGCGCTTCGATTCGCCGATTCCCCTGCCGCGCGGCGAGGAACTGGTGGGCCTGCAGTTCGCGCTCACCCTGCCCGGCGGCGGGCAGGAGACCATGGTCGATACCCAGGGCATCGTGCGCAACCTGACGGTCGAGGAACCGGGGCGCAGCGACGGCGAGCTTTACGGTTACGGCGTGCAGTTCGTGGACCTCGATCCGCTGCACGTGACGCTGCTGCAGAACATGACCTACGAGGCCCTGCTGGCGGACCGCAACAAGATCGTCTAG
- a CDS encoding T6SS immunity protein Tli4 family protein produces MDTLTVTGLTSRMHTVCVGRFLIDLPQAMRHETRSANIGGFWVAAVAETGAAFSERVARRQRELQAWPDNAPHPPGAAHLERAQRFSLEGFEVHIFQFGRQSLKGMDGGRETLETNIRHEAYAHRDGWSFDFRIDYSDPEDFERLKALIARLRLVEPGLVPDSPGLCLGPGIFVDPLPVGAGEGMGLFASIPGRPGLAMVFSSAGRSTPDAETRLQRDVRVDAELPLWVRALMTKLRHNKRSVHGIEGDEVVERWQEPAGVSTFSFHWEFNGTRDDVLRPFLHLEMSTGHPAAAGGKRVPSPLGEEALLALWDQVVSSIRVRPTRNLDRVGAPAAAPGPGPGPGPGPGPLPGDTAAAGEPCPGSGWWQCAADGKGVRIWGGQRQYLKKGKRMPQALLLPQQTVWEKLRGLQSSREAEAPTRWTLVDRRYQPRPAGSAGAC; encoded by the coding sequence ATGGACACATTGACAGTCACCGGCCTCACCAGCCGCATGCACACGGTCTGCGTCGGACGCTTCCTGATCGATCTGCCGCAGGCGATGCGCCACGAAACGCGCAGCGCCAATATCGGCGGCTTCTGGGTCGCCGCCGTCGCCGAAACCGGCGCGGCCTTCTCCGAGCGCGTCGCGCGCCGCCAGCGCGAGCTGCAGGCCTGGCCCGACAACGCGCCCCATCCGCCCGGCGCCGCCCATCTCGAGCGTGCGCAGCGTTTCTCGCTCGAGGGTTTCGAGGTCCACATCTTCCAGTTCGGGCGGCAGTCGCTCAAGGGCATGGACGGCGGGCGCGAAACCCTGGAGACCAACATCCGCCACGAGGCCTACGCCCACAGGGACGGGTGGAGCTTCGACTTCAGGATCGACTACTCCGACCCCGAGGACTTCGAGCGCCTCAAGGCCCTGATCGCCCGGCTCAGGCTGGTCGAACCCGGCCTCGTTCCCGATTCGCCCGGCCTGTGCCTGGGCCCCGGCATCTTCGTCGACCCGCTGCCGGTCGGCGCCGGCGAAGGCATGGGCCTGTTCGCCTCGATCCCGGGCCGTCCCGGGCTGGCGATGGTGTTCTCAAGCGCCGGCCGCAGCACCCCCGACGCCGAGACGCGGCTGCAGCGCGACGTCCGGGTGGACGCCGAACTCCCGCTCTGGGTGCGCGCCCTGATGACCAAACTGCGCCATAACAAGCGCAGCGTCCACGGCATCGAGGGCGACGAGGTGGTCGAGCGCTGGCAGGAGCCGGCCGGGGTCAGCACCTTCAGCTTTCACTGGGAATTCAACGGCACCCGGGACGACGTGCTGCGTCCCTTCCTGCACCTGGAGATGTCGACCGGCCACCCGGCGGCGGCGGGCGGCAAGCGCGTGCCCAGTCCGCTCGGCGAGGAAGCCCTGCTGGCGCTGTGGGACCAGGTGGTGTCCAGCATCCGGGTGCGCCCGACCCGGAACCTCGACAGGGTGGGCGCGCCCGCCGCCGCGCCGGGACCGGGACCAGGACCTGGACCGGGACCGGGACCGCTTCCAGGCGACACCGCGGCCGCAGGCGAGCCCTGCCCGGGATCGGGCTGGTGGCAGTGCGCCGCGGACGGCAAGGGCGTGCGGATCTGGGGCGGGCAGCGCCAGTACCTGAAGAAGGGGAAGCGCATGCCCCAGGCGCTGCTGCTGCCGCAGCAGACGGTGTGGGAAAAGCTGCGGGGCCTGCAGTCAAGCAGGGAGGCGGAGGCGCCGACCCGCTGGACCCTGGTCGACCGGCGCTACCAGCCGCGCCCCGCCGGCAGCGCCGGCGCGTGCTGA
- a CDS encoding VOC family protein, with translation MKQSLAHIALVVRDYDEAIAFYVDRLGFTLLQDTYQPEQDKRWVLVAPPGSEGDPGAASILLARATNEEQARFIGDQAGGRVFLFLRTDDFWRDYRRLQAAGVEFVREPKEADYGTVAVFVDLYGNRWDLVEFTKVLR, from the coding sequence ATGAAACAGTCCCTGGCGCACATTGCCCTAGTGGTGCGCGATTACGACGAAGCGATCGCCTTCTACGTCGACCGCCTCGGGTTCACCCTGCTCCAGGACACTTACCAGCCGGAGCAGGACAAACGCTGGGTGCTGGTAGCGCCTCCCGGCAGCGAAGGCGATCCTGGCGCCGCGTCCATCCTGCTGGCGCGCGCGACGAACGAGGAACAAGCCAGGTTCATCGGCGACCAGGCCGGCGGGAGGGTCTTCCTGTTCCTGCGGACCGACGACTTCTGGCGCGACTACCGGCGCCTGCAGGCGGCGGGCGTGGAGTTCGTCCGTGAGCCCAAGGAAGCCGACTACGGCACGGTCGCCGTGTTCGTCGACCTGTACGGCAACCGCTGGGACCTGGTCGAGTTCACGAAGGTCCTTCGCTAG
- a CDS encoding EAL domain-containing protein, which yields MHNQETPDRPPTRPYPVARLAVLTVGLIAVLGMVTGSMLYASYQEAERDQQINLRNVAVVFAAQTASVAQVVDATLQHAAAGLRENLSPIEPLLREESAGPVSAYLARLAVYDARGQLLGSVRAADAAARVLPPLAAPSPDGPEREVTITVVDRGSGRGLLNFTRRVFHADGRPAGVVVAQIDSAHLERIYRLVDLGRGGSVTLFHRDGTMLVRGPAYPVGIGRSFADTPLFQTYLPQAPRGVIEASSPLDQVARLYGYDSVDGLPLVVITGLDRHAALAHWYGRLWTALAFYLLVSSVLAFFAWRVGRDSRRQFQLIDLLSASESRLARRFDYLSSLLDAVGTPIWVTDGARRIVLANAAFGRLVGRAPEQLIDLDERRVLGDDGERDLRHHAVLTEGRRMEAAGSMHDGDGDARTVIELAAPLAGENGKAQVVTVLTDITERERAEARLAYLADFDALTGLPNQARFWRLLEARLLAAALEGRSPATLVLVFERLHEIVDLLGRDAGDRALRTIGERLRSAAGDGGVVARIRGAEFAFLLDAGEGREAVARFATGLHAMLSEPLLIDGRDFYLEPVLGVAMFPQDGRNADELYRSAQNASSGHGVEVGEAVRFFSASMHSSLDQRLTLEAHLRRALEREELRLVFQPKLTVEGGRIVGFEALLRWRHPELGEVSPVQFIPIAERTGMIIPIGAWVLEQSCRLMRAWSEQLGRQVAVAVNLSPRQFHQKGLVETIRRCLEQHGIGAGCLELEITETTLMSREEEVDGLMQQIRALGVELSIDDFGTGYSSLAYLKRFPVARLKVDRAFVRDLDRDGDSAAIALSIVNLARGLKLKVVAEGVETAAQLEILRGMACDEYQGFLFSPPVEAHEVPELVRRHG from the coding sequence ATGCACAACCAGGAAACTCCGGACCGACCTCCTACCCGCCCCTATCCCGTGGCCCGCCTGGCCGTCCTGACGGTCGGCCTGATCGCCGTCCTCGGCATGGTCACCGGCTCCATGCTGTACGCCAGCTACCAGGAAGCGGAGCGCGACCAGCAAATCAACCTGCGCAACGTCGCCGTGGTCTTCGCGGCCCAGACCGCCAGCGTGGCCCAGGTGGTCGACGCCACCCTGCAGCACGCCGCCGCGGGCCTGCGCGAGAACCTGTCCCCGATCGAACCGCTGCTGCGCGAGGAAAGCGCCGGGCCGGTCAGCGCCTACCTGGCGCGGCTGGCGGTGTACGACGCCCGCGGCCAGCTGCTGGGCAGCGTGCGCGCCGCCGACGCCGCCGCGCGCGTGCTGCCGCCGCTGGCCGCGCCCTCGCCCGACGGTCCCGAGCGCGAGGTCACCATCACCGTGGTCGACCGCGGCAGCGGACGCGGCCTGCTCAACTTCACGCGGCGGGTATTCCATGCGGACGGACGGCCGGCCGGCGTGGTGGTGGCCCAGATCGACTCGGCCCACCTGGAGCGCATCTACCGACTGGTCGACCTCGGGCGCGGCGGTTCGGTGACCCTGTTCCACCGCGACGGCACCATGCTGGTGCGCGGCCCCGCCTATCCCGTGGGGATCGGCCGCTCCTTCGCCGACACGCCGCTGTTCCAGACCTACTTGCCGCAGGCGCCGCGCGGCGTGATCGAGGCCAGCAGTCCGCTCGACCAGGTCGCGCGCCTGTACGGCTACGACTCGGTCGACGGCCTGCCGCTGGTGGTGATCACCGGCCTGGACCGGCATGCCGCGCTCGCGCACTGGTACGGGCGGCTGTGGACCGCGCTCGCCTTCTACCTGCTGGTCTCCAGCGTGCTGGCCTTCTTCGCCTGGCGCGTGGGACGCGACTCGCGCCGCCAGTTCCAGCTGATCGATCTGCTCTCGGCCAGCGAATCGCGCCTCGCGCGGCGCTTCGACTACCTGTCCTCGCTGCTGGACGCGGTCGGCACGCCGATCTGGGTCACCGACGGCGCGCGCCGCATCGTGCTGGCCAACGCCGCCTTCGGCCGCCTGGTCGGGCGCGCGCCGGAACAGCTGATCGACCTCGACGAGCGGCGCGTGCTGGGCGACGACGGCGAACGCGACCTGCGCCACCACGCGGTGCTGACCGAGGGCCGGCGCATGGAAGCGGCGGGCAGCATGCACGACGGCGATGGTGACGCCCGCACCGTGATCGAGCTGGCCGCGCCCCTGGCCGGCGAGAACGGCAAGGCCCAGGTGGTCACGGTGCTGACCGACATCACCGAGCGCGAACGGGCCGAGGCGCGCCTGGCCTACCTGGCCGACTTCGACGCCCTGACCGGCCTGCCCAACCAGGCGCGCTTCTGGCGCCTGCTGGAGGCGCGCCTGCTGGCCGCCGCGCTCGAGGGCCGCAGCCCGGCCACCCTGGTGCTGGTGTTCGAGCGCCTGCACGAGATCGTCGACCTGCTGGGGCGCGACGCCGGCGACCGCGCGCTGCGCACCATCGGCGAACGCCTGCGCAGCGCGGCCGGCGACGGCGGCGTGGTGGCGCGCATCCGGGGCGCCGAATTCGCCTTCCTGCTCGACGCCGGCGAAGGGCGCGAGGCGGTGGCGCGCTTCGCCACCGGCCTGCACGCCATGCTGTCCGAGCCCCTGCTCATCGACGGCCGCGACTTCTACCTCGAACCGGTGCTCGGGGTGGCGATGTTCCCCCAGGACGGCCGCAACGCCGACGAGCTGTACCGCAGCGCCCAGAACGCCTCCAGCGGCCACGGGGTCGAGGTGGGCGAAGCGGTGCGCTTCTTCTCGGCCAGCATGCACTCCAGCCTGGACCAGCGCCTGACCCTCGAGGCCCACCTGCGGCGCGCGCTCGAGCGCGAGGAGCTGCGCCTGGTGTTCCAGCCCAAGCTCACCGTGGAAGGCGGGCGGATCGTCGGCTTCGAGGCCCTGCTGCGCTGGCGCCACCCGGAGCTGGGCGAGGTCTCGCCGGTCCAGTTCATCCCGATCGCCGAGCGCACCGGCATGATCATTCCGATCGGCGCCTGGGTGCTGGAACAGTCCTGCCGCCTGATGCGCGCCTGGTCCGAACAGCTCGGGCGGCAGGTCGCGGTGGCGGTCAACCTGTCGCCGCGCCAGTTCCACCAGAAGGGCCTGGTCGAGACCATCCGCCGCTGCCTCGAGCAGCACGGCATCGGCGCCGGCTGCCTGGAGCTGGAGATCACCGAGACCACCCTGATGAGCCGCGAGGAGGAAGTCGACGGACTGATGCAGCAGATCCGCGCGCTGGGCGTGGAGCTGTCGATCGACGACTTCGGCACCGGCTATTCGAGCCTGGCCTACCTGAAGCGCTTCCCTGTGGCGCGCCTGAAGGTCGACCGCGCCTTCGTGCGCGACCTCGACCGCGATGGCGACAGCGCGGCCATCGCCCTGTCGATCGTCAACCTGGCGCGCGGCCTCAAGCTGAAAGTCGTGGCCGAGGGCGTGGAAACCGCGGCCCAGCTGGAGATCCTGCGCGGCATGGCATGCGACGAGTACCAGGGCTTCCTGTTCAGCCCTCCGGTCGAGGCCCACGAGGTGCCGGAACTGGTGCGCCGCCACGGCTGA
- the queC gene encoding 7-cyano-7-deazaguanine synthase QueC, with translation MTQLSQDTALVLFSGGQDSTTCLAWALQRYARVETIGFDYGQRHAIELAVRPSLLAKLRALDPEWDARLGEDHMIDLGLIAKISDTALTSNVAIAMQENGLPNTFVPGRNLLFMTVAATVAYRRGLNVLVGGMCETDFSGYPDCRDDTMKALQIALNLGMATRARIETPLMWIDKAQTWELAEQEGGEALVDLIRFDTHTCYLGERGAAHDWGHGCGSCPACELRARGYAQYKAKKAATPA, from the coding sequence ATGACCCAGCTTTCCCAAGACACCGCGCTCGTGCTGTTCAGCGGCGGCCAAGACTCCACCACCTGCCTCGCCTGGGCGCTGCAGCGCTATGCGCGTGTGGAGACCATCGGTTTCGACTACGGCCAGCGGCACGCCATCGAACTGGCGGTGCGCCCCAGCCTGCTGGCCAAGCTGCGCGCGCTCGATCCCGAATGGGATGCGCGCCTGGGCGAGGACCACATGATCGACCTGGGCCTGATCGCCAAGATCTCGGACACGGCCCTGACCAGCAATGTGGCGATCGCGATGCAGGAGAACGGCCTGCCGAACACCTTCGTCCCGGGCCGCAACCTGCTGTTCATGACGGTGGCCGCCACCGTCGCCTACCGCCGCGGCCTGAACGTGCTGGTGGGCGGCATGTGCGAGACCGATTTCTCGGGCTACCCGGACTGCCGCGACGACACCATGAAGGCCCTGCAGATCGCCCTGAACCTGGGCATGGCCACCCGTGCGCGCATCGAGACGCCCTTGATGTGGATCGACAAGGCCCAGACCTGGGAGCTGGCCGAGCAGGAGGGCGGGGAGGCGCTGGTGGACCTGATCCGCTTCGACACCCATACCTGCTACCTGGGCGAGCGCGGCGCGGCCCACGACTGGGGACATGGCTGCGGCAGCTGCCCGGCCTGCGAGCTGCGCGCGCGCGGGTATGCGCAGTACAAGGCGAAGAAGGCGGCGACGCCGGCCTGA
- a CDS encoding autotransporter assembly complex family protein, protein MLGIGALLFASAVFAQGIDYTVRIDAPGQLEELLEDNLDLVRWRGNSRVDLEQLQRLVKEAPEQVKTLVATEGYYSPRVSAGLDTSGPRPVARVIVDPGPPVLVGEVDLVLRGFAPFDKGAAPFDANALRQRWSLPVGARFRQADWEAAKRGLLREVSQTRFPRAQLVETSATVDPDERRALLHVVIDSGPEMRFGELRIRGLKRYPRQVITNLNTIKPGDQYSEASLQALQSRLQDTGYFSSVEVSADLRAVLNAELEDLKDGDEDGASSGRAPVGPTVLPVLVRVSENKRKFVEAGVGFSTDTGGRAQLSYDDLNVLGKRMKSDLLYEQKRQTARVDFFWPTKPKGYNDSVGAGVERNDVRGEITTTATVSARRAWGSPELERSLTLELLAEQREVAPNPKTTTRSLPLTYSITRRKLDSLIQPTNGYVLSGQLGGALLPILTDEKFLRLYLRGQAFKPLGESGTLVLRGEFGAVAAKEKLGVPSIFLFRAGGDQSVRGYGYRELGVRENGAIVGGKYMATASAEYQYWFRPPWGVAVFYDVGNAGDKVGDLNPKSGYGVGARWRSPVGPINVDLAYGHAVRKARLHFSLGFTF, encoded by the coding sequence ATGCTCGGCATCGGGGCCCTGCTGTTCGCGTCGGCGGTGTTCGCGCAAGGGATCGACTACACGGTCAGGATCGACGCCCCCGGCCAGCTCGAAGAGCTGCTGGAAGACAACCTCGACCTGGTGCGCTGGCGCGGCAACAGCCGGGTCGACCTCGAGCAGCTGCAGCGCCTGGTGAAGGAAGCGCCGGAACAGGTCAAGACCCTGGTCGCCACTGAAGGCTATTACTCGCCGCGCGTCTCGGCCGGGCTGGACACCAGCGGCCCGCGTCCGGTGGCGCGCGTCATCGTCGACCCCGGCCCGCCGGTGCTGGTGGGCGAAGTCGACCTGGTGCTGCGCGGCTTCGCGCCTTTCGACAAGGGCGCCGCGCCCTTCGACGCCAACGCCCTGCGCCAGCGCTGGAGCCTGCCGGTCGGCGCGCGCTTCCGCCAGGCCGACTGGGAAGCGGCCAAGCGCGGCCTGCTGCGCGAGGTCAGCCAGACCCGCTTCCCGCGCGCCCAGCTGGTCGAGACCAGCGCCACGGTCGACCCGGACGAGCGCCGCGCCCTGCTGCACGTGGTGATCGACAGCGGGCCCGAGATGCGCTTCGGCGAGCTGCGCATCCGCGGCCTGAAGCGCTACCCGCGCCAGGTGATCACCAACCTGAACACCATTAAGCCCGGTGACCAGTACAGCGAAGCCTCGCTCCAGGCCCTGCAGTCGCGCCTGCAGGACACCGGCTATTTCAGCAGCGTCGAAGTGAGCGCCGACCTGCGCGCCGTGCTCAACGCCGAGCTGGAAGACCTCAAGGACGGCGACGAGGACGGCGCCTCCAGCGGCCGCGCTCCGGTCGGCCCGACCGTGCTGCCGGTGCTGGTGCGGGTCAGCGAGAACAAGCGCAAGTTCGTCGAGGCCGGCGTCGGTTTCTCGACCGACACCGGCGGCCGCGCCCAGCTCAGCTACGACGACCTGAACGTGCTGGGCAAGCGCATGAAAAGCGACCTGCTGTACGAACAGAAGCGCCAGACCGCGCGCGTCGACTTCTTCTGGCCCACCAAGCCCAAGGGCTACAACGACAGCGTCGGCGCCGGCGTCGAGCGCAACGACGTGCGCGGCGAGATCACCACCACCGCCACCGTGTCGGCGCGGCGCGCCTGGGGCAGCCCGGAACTGGAGCGCAGCCTCACCCTCGAACTGCTGGCCGAACAGCGCGAGGTCGCGCCCAATCCCAAGACCACGACGCGCAGCCTGCCGCTCACCTACAGCATCACCCGGCGCAAGCTCGACAGCCTGATCCAGCCCACCAACGGCTATGTGCTGAGCGGCCAGCTGGGCGGCGCCCTGCTGCCCATCCTGACCGACGAAAAATTCCTGCGCCTCTACCTGCGCGGGCAAGCCTTCAAGCCCCTGGGCGAGAGCGGGACCCTGGTGCTGCGCGGCGAATTCGGCGCGGTGGCGGCCAAGGAAAAGCTGGGCGTGCCCTCGATCTTCCTGTTCCGCGCCGGCGGCGACCAGTCAGTGCGGGGCTACGGCTACCGCGAGCTGGGGGTGCGCGAGAACGGCGCCATCGTCGGCGGCAAATACATGGCCACCGCCAGCGCCGAATACCAGTACTGGTTCCGTCCGCCCTGGGGCGTGGCCGTGTTCTACGACGTCGGCAACGCGGGCGACAAGGTGGGTGACCTCAATCCGAAGTCGGGCTACGGCGTCGGCGCGCGCTGGCGCAGCCCGGTCGGCCCGATCAACGTCGACCTGGCCTATGGCCACGCGGTGCGTAAGGCGCGCCTGCACTTCTCACTCGGATTCACGTTCTGA